Proteins from a genomic interval of Anomalospiza imberbis isolate Cuckoo-Finch-1a 21T00152 chromosome 18, ASM3175350v1, whole genome shotgun sequence:
- the SSH1 gene encoding protein phosphatase Slingshot homolog 1 isoform X1, with product MALVTLQRSPTPSAASSASTSEAEVGSDEERRLNVSLSESFFMVKGAALFLQQGNSSQGQRSLQHPHKHAGDLPQHLQVMINLLRCEDRIKLAVRLESVWTDRVRYMVVVYSSGRQDTEENILLGVDFSSKESKSCTIGMVLRLWSDTKIHLDGDGGFSVSTAGRMHIFKPVSVQAMWSALQILHKACEVARRYNYFPGGVALVWATYYESCISSDQSCINEWNAMQDLESTRPDSPALFVDKPTERERTERLIKAKLRSIMTSKDLENVTSKEIRNELEKHMNCNLKEFKEFIDNEMLLILGQMDKPSLIFDHLYLGSEWNASNLEELQGSGIDYILNVTREIDNFFPGLFAYHNIRVYDEETTDLLAHWNEAYHFINKAKKNHSKCLVHCKMGVSRSASTVIAYAMKEFGWSLEKAYNYVKQKRSITRPNAGFMRQLLEYEGILDASKQRHNKLWKQQAESNLPQNTDGTTGSGDFLLESLDIDLENRLADLDMPSQSAYLDNRAGSDGSVGFGYCFRRLSDTLLENKIPGDREGFFHVEQLERDALVGQTPSAPSQGRLLEVEKAPERAEPLPELGGFCEKEVKKKLDFSPRKGRMVLGEPGEDGVREENPMEKWKRRLSMHKEESRLNRENLNNNNSKRSCPEDFEHDAVFGILSKVKPSYQSCTDCMYSSAGLAPDSFGEQCERLGAGAARRSSTICTQPPLLSHLHSHLMEHLPSRAPPEEPGRTKHSEAPLPLAPGAGAVEVGTCRSLDQHCGLLERGKDAPKTPEKTLLPRRNSHCDRSLLHAEVVREESLARKDPRPTKDLKYLLFSKDLEKPSANSYLMQHQESLLQLQKAGLVRKHTKELERLKSLPSDASALLRDSPLGRVDSSIVEESEDLMSHPGLVPLLASAPLVPGDAEIEVEKLGVKRVLEGISQKTSTPAGCRLEHTSSFTKDFLKTICYTPSSSRSSNLTRSSSSDSIHSVRGKPGLVKQRTQEIETRLRLAGLTVSSPLKRSNSLAKLGCLNLSSEDLSSDVDVATITDSKEAVSSECSVLCEPPLRSADGTSKPGVKPLPGNLKNTLWMGKS from the exons ATGGCGCTGGTCACCCTGCAGCGCTCGCCGACCCCCAGCGCCGCCTCCTCGGCCAGCACGAGCGAG GCGGAGGTCGGCAGTGATGAAGAACGTAGACTAAATGTGAG cctcagcGAGAGCTTTTTCATGGTGAAAGGTGCAGCCCTTTTCTTACAGCAAGGAAACAGCTCCCAGGGCCAGCGAAGCCTCCAGCATCCCCACAAACATGCAG GTGACTTgccccagcacctccaggtGATGATCAACCTCCTGCGCTGCGAGGACAGGATCAAACTG GCCGTGCGTTTGGAGAGCGTGTGGACCGACCGCGTGCGCTACATGGTGGTGGTGTACAGCAGCGGGCGGCAGGACACCGAGGAGAACATCCTGCTGGGAGTGGACTTCTCCAGCAAGGAGAG TAAAAGCTGCACTATAGGAATGGTTCTTCGCCTGTGGAGTGATACTAAAATCCATCTGGATGGGGATGG TGGCTTCAGCGTGAGCACTGCAGGGAGGATGCACATCTTCAAACCTGTGTCAGTGCAAGCCATGTG GTCTGCTTTACAGATCCTCCACAAAGCCTGTGAAGTTGCCAGGAGGTACAACTACTTCCCAGGGGGGGTGGCCTTGGTGTGGGCCACCTACTACGAGAGCTGCATCAGCTCGGACCAGAGCTGCATCAATGAGTGGAACGCCATGCAGGACCTGGAGTCCACCCGCCCCGACTCCCCAGCCCTCTTTGTTGACAA GCCGACGGAAAGGGAACGAACAGAGCGGCTCATTAAAGCCAAGCTCCGGAGCATCATGACCAGCAAGGACCTGGAAAATGTGACTTCCAAGGAG ATCCGAAACGAGCTCGAGAAACACATGAACTGCAACTTGAAGGAATTCAAGGAATTTATAGACAATGAAATGCTGCTGATCCTGGGTCAGATGGACAAACCATCCCTGATTTTTGATCATTTGTACCTG GGCTCCGAGTGGAACGCTTCCaacctggaggagctgcagggctcgGG CATTGACTACATCCTGAACGTCACTCGGGAAATCGACAACTTCTTCCCAGGCCTGTTCGCGTACCACAACATCCGGGTGTACGACGAGGAGACCACGGACCTGCTGGCACACTGGAACGAGGCTTATCACTTCATCAACAAGGCCAA GAAGAACCACTCCAAGTGCCTGGTGCACTGCAAGATGGGCGTGAGCCGCTCCGCATCCACCGTCATCGCCTACGCCATGAAGGAGTTCGGCTGGTCCCTGGAAAAGGCCTACAATTACGTGAAGCAGAAGCGCAGCATCACGCGGCCCAACGCCGGCTTCATGCGGCAGCTGCTGGAGTACGAGGGCATTTTGGATGCCAG CAAGCAGCGCCACAATAAACTGTGGAAGCAGCAGGCAGAAAGCAACCTGCCCCAGAACACCGATGGCACCACGGGGTCGGGAGACTTCTTACTGGAGAGCTTGGACATTGACCTGGAAAACCGCCTGGCTGACCTGGACATGCCTTCCCAGTCTGCCTACCTGGACAACCGTGCCGGCTCCGACGGGTCCGTGGGCTTCGGTTACTGCTTCCGCCGCCTCTCGGACACGCTGCTGGAGAACAAGattcctggggacagggagggctTCTTCCACgtggagcagctggagcgggaTGCCCTGGTGGGACAGACTCCATCTGCACCATCCCAGGGGAGGCTGCTGGAGGTGGAAAAGGCCCCGGAGAGAGCGGAGCCACTGCCAGAGCTGGGCGGCTTCTGTGAGAAAGAGGTGAAGAAGAAACTGGACTTCAGCCCCAGGAAGGGAAGGATGGTCCTTGGGGAGCCAGGGGAGGATGGTGTCAGGGAGGAAAATCCCATGGAAAAGTGGAAGCGGCGTTTGTCCATGCACAAGGAGGAGAGCAGGCTCAATAGGGAGAACTTGAataacaacaacagcaaaaggagTTGCCCAGAGGATTTTGAG CACGATGCCGTGTTCGGGATCCTCAGCAAGGTGAAGCCTTCCTACCAGTCCTGCACTGACTGCATGTATTCCTCAGCGGGACTGGCCCCCGACTCCTTCGGGGAGCAGTGCGAGAGGCTCGGCGCCGGCGCCGCGCGGCGCAGCAGCACCATCTGCACCCAGCCCCccctcctgtcccacctgcACTCCCACCTGATGGAACACCTGCCCAGCAGGGCACCCCCCGAGGAGCCGGGCAGAACTAAACATAGCGAGGCTCCGCTCCCTCTGGcgccaggagctggggctgtggaggTTGGCACGTGCAGATCACTGGATCAGCACTGCGGCCTTTTGGAGAGAGGGAAAGATGCACCAAAAACCCCCGAAAAgactctgctgcccaggagaaACTCCCACTGTGACAGGAGCCTCCTTCACGCAGAGGTGGTGAGGGAAGAGTCTCTGGCCAGAAAGGACCCCAGACCTACCAAGGACCTGAAGTACCTGTTGTTCAGCAAAGACTTGGAAAAGCCGAGCGCCAACAGTTACTTGATGCAGCACCAGGAGTcgctgctccagctgcagaaagCGGGGTTGGTCAGGAAGCACACCAAAGAGCTGGAGCGCCTCAAGAGCCTGCCCTCGGATGCCTCGGCGCTGCTCCGGGACAGCCCCCTGGGCAGGGTCGACTCCAGCATCGTGGAGGAAAGCGAGGACTTGATGTCCCATCCCGGCCTTGTGCCTCTCCTGGCATCGGCCCCACTGGTGCCCGGAGACGCTGAGATTGAGGTGGAGAAGCTGGGGGTGAAGCGTGTGCTGGAGGGGATCTCCCAGAAAACCTCCACGCCGGCCGGGTGCCGCCTGGAGCACACGAGCAGCTTCACCAAGGACTTCCTGAAGACCATCTGTTacaccccctcctcctcccgcaGCTCCAACCTGACACGGAGCTCCAGCAGCGACAGCATCCACAGCGTGCGGGGCAAGCCCGGGCTGGTGAAGCAGCGCACGCAGGAGATCGAGACCAGGCTGCGCCTGGCCGGCCTCACCGTGTCCTCACCCCTGAAAAGGTCCAATTCCCTCGCCAAGCTGGGATGTCTTAACCTGTCCTCCGAGGACTTGTCGAGTGACGTGGACGTGGCCACCATCACGGACTCCAAGGAGGCCGTGTCCAGCGAGTGCTCCGTGCTCTGTGAGCCCCCGCTGAGGAGCGCGGACGGCACCTCCAAACCAGGGGTGAAGCCTCTGCCTGGGAACTTGAAGAACACGCTTTGGATGGGCAAAAGTTGA
- the SSH1 gene encoding protein phosphatase Slingshot homolog 1 isoform X2, which yields MNLFNFPDFCLTLGPPRCCRCAKKTSPNYLSESFFMVKGAALFLQQGNSSQGQRSLQHPHKHAGDLPQHLQVMINLLRCEDRIKLAVRLESVWTDRVRYMVVVYSSGRQDTEENILLGVDFSSKESKSCTIGMVLRLWSDTKIHLDGDGGFSVSTAGRMHIFKPVSVQAMWSALQILHKACEVARRYNYFPGGVALVWATYYESCISSDQSCINEWNAMQDLESTRPDSPALFVDKPTERERTERLIKAKLRSIMTSKDLENVTSKEIRNELEKHMNCNLKEFKEFIDNEMLLILGQMDKPSLIFDHLYLGSEWNASNLEELQGSGIDYILNVTREIDNFFPGLFAYHNIRVYDEETTDLLAHWNEAYHFINKAKKNHSKCLVHCKMGVSRSASTVIAYAMKEFGWSLEKAYNYVKQKRSITRPNAGFMRQLLEYEGILDASKQRHNKLWKQQAESNLPQNTDGTTGSGDFLLESLDIDLENRLADLDMPSQSAYLDNRAGSDGSVGFGYCFRRLSDTLLENKIPGDREGFFHVEQLERDALVGQTPSAPSQGRLLEVEKAPERAEPLPELGGFCEKEVKKKLDFSPRKGRMVLGEPGEDGVREENPMEKWKRRLSMHKEESRLNRENLNNNNSKRSCPEDFEHDAVFGILSKVKPSYQSCTDCMYSSAGLAPDSFGEQCERLGAGAARRSSTICTQPPLLSHLHSHLMEHLPSRAPPEEPGRTKHSEAPLPLAPGAGAVEVGTCRSLDQHCGLLERGKDAPKTPEKTLLPRRNSHCDRSLLHAEVVREESLARKDPRPTKDLKYLLFSKDLEKPSANSYLMQHQESLLQLQKAGLVRKHTKELERLKSLPSDASALLRDSPLGRVDSSIVEESEDLMSHPGLVPLLASAPLVPGDAEIEVEKLGVKRVLEGISQKTSTPAGCRLEHTSSFTKDFLKTICYTPSSSRSSNLTRSSSSDSIHSVRGKPGLVKQRTQEIETRLRLAGLTVSSPLKRSNSLAKLGCLNLSSEDLSSDVDVATITDSKEAVSSECSVLCEPPLRSADGTSKPGVKPLPGNLKNTLWMGKS from the exons ATGAATCTTTTCAATTTCCCTGACTTCTGTCTGACGCTGGGGCCACCACGATGCTGCCGCTGTGCAAAGAAAACCAGCCCGAATTA cctcagcGAGAGCTTTTTCATGGTGAAAGGTGCAGCCCTTTTCTTACAGCAAGGAAACAGCTCCCAGGGCCAGCGAAGCCTCCAGCATCCCCACAAACATGCAG GTGACTTgccccagcacctccaggtGATGATCAACCTCCTGCGCTGCGAGGACAGGATCAAACTG GCCGTGCGTTTGGAGAGCGTGTGGACCGACCGCGTGCGCTACATGGTGGTGGTGTACAGCAGCGGGCGGCAGGACACCGAGGAGAACATCCTGCTGGGAGTGGACTTCTCCAGCAAGGAGAG TAAAAGCTGCACTATAGGAATGGTTCTTCGCCTGTGGAGTGATACTAAAATCCATCTGGATGGGGATGG TGGCTTCAGCGTGAGCACTGCAGGGAGGATGCACATCTTCAAACCTGTGTCAGTGCAAGCCATGTG GTCTGCTTTACAGATCCTCCACAAAGCCTGTGAAGTTGCCAGGAGGTACAACTACTTCCCAGGGGGGGTGGCCTTGGTGTGGGCCACCTACTACGAGAGCTGCATCAGCTCGGACCAGAGCTGCATCAATGAGTGGAACGCCATGCAGGACCTGGAGTCCACCCGCCCCGACTCCCCAGCCCTCTTTGTTGACAA GCCGACGGAAAGGGAACGAACAGAGCGGCTCATTAAAGCCAAGCTCCGGAGCATCATGACCAGCAAGGACCTGGAAAATGTGACTTCCAAGGAG ATCCGAAACGAGCTCGAGAAACACATGAACTGCAACTTGAAGGAATTCAAGGAATTTATAGACAATGAAATGCTGCTGATCCTGGGTCAGATGGACAAACCATCCCTGATTTTTGATCATTTGTACCTG GGCTCCGAGTGGAACGCTTCCaacctggaggagctgcagggctcgGG CATTGACTACATCCTGAACGTCACTCGGGAAATCGACAACTTCTTCCCAGGCCTGTTCGCGTACCACAACATCCGGGTGTACGACGAGGAGACCACGGACCTGCTGGCACACTGGAACGAGGCTTATCACTTCATCAACAAGGCCAA GAAGAACCACTCCAAGTGCCTGGTGCACTGCAAGATGGGCGTGAGCCGCTCCGCATCCACCGTCATCGCCTACGCCATGAAGGAGTTCGGCTGGTCCCTGGAAAAGGCCTACAATTACGTGAAGCAGAAGCGCAGCATCACGCGGCCCAACGCCGGCTTCATGCGGCAGCTGCTGGAGTACGAGGGCATTTTGGATGCCAG CAAGCAGCGCCACAATAAACTGTGGAAGCAGCAGGCAGAAAGCAACCTGCCCCAGAACACCGATGGCACCACGGGGTCGGGAGACTTCTTACTGGAGAGCTTGGACATTGACCTGGAAAACCGCCTGGCTGACCTGGACATGCCTTCCCAGTCTGCCTACCTGGACAACCGTGCCGGCTCCGACGGGTCCGTGGGCTTCGGTTACTGCTTCCGCCGCCTCTCGGACACGCTGCTGGAGAACAAGattcctggggacagggagggctTCTTCCACgtggagcagctggagcgggaTGCCCTGGTGGGACAGACTCCATCTGCACCATCCCAGGGGAGGCTGCTGGAGGTGGAAAAGGCCCCGGAGAGAGCGGAGCCACTGCCAGAGCTGGGCGGCTTCTGTGAGAAAGAGGTGAAGAAGAAACTGGACTTCAGCCCCAGGAAGGGAAGGATGGTCCTTGGGGAGCCAGGGGAGGATGGTGTCAGGGAGGAAAATCCCATGGAAAAGTGGAAGCGGCGTTTGTCCATGCACAAGGAGGAGAGCAGGCTCAATAGGGAGAACTTGAataacaacaacagcaaaaggagTTGCCCAGAGGATTTTGAG CACGATGCCGTGTTCGGGATCCTCAGCAAGGTGAAGCCTTCCTACCAGTCCTGCACTGACTGCATGTATTCCTCAGCGGGACTGGCCCCCGACTCCTTCGGGGAGCAGTGCGAGAGGCTCGGCGCCGGCGCCGCGCGGCGCAGCAGCACCATCTGCACCCAGCCCCccctcctgtcccacctgcACTCCCACCTGATGGAACACCTGCCCAGCAGGGCACCCCCCGAGGAGCCGGGCAGAACTAAACATAGCGAGGCTCCGCTCCCTCTGGcgccaggagctggggctgtggaggTTGGCACGTGCAGATCACTGGATCAGCACTGCGGCCTTTTGGAGAGAGGGAAAGATGCACCAAAAACCCCCGAAAAgactctgctgcccaggagaaACTCCCACTGTGACAGGAGCCTCCTTCACGCAGAGGTGGTGAGGGAAGAGTCTCTGGCCAGAAAGGACCCCAGACCTACCAAGGACCTGAAGTACCTGTTGTTCAGCAAAGACTTGGAAAAGCCGAGCGCCAACAGTTACTTGATGCAGCACCAGGAGTcgctgctccagctgcagaaagCGGGGTTGGTCAGGAAGCACACCAAAGAGCTGGAGCGCCTCAAGAGCCTGCCCTCGGATGCCTCGGCGCTGCTCCGGGACAGCCCCCTGGGCAGGGTCGACTCCAGCATCGTGGAGGAAAGCGAGGACTTGATGTCCCATCCCGGCCTTGTGCCTCTCCTGGCATCGGCCCCACTGGTGCCCGGAGACGCTGAGATTGAGGTGGAGAAGCTGGGGGTGAAGCGTGTGCTGGAGGGGATCTCCCAGAAAACCTCCACGCCGGCCGGGTGCCGCCTGGAGCACACGAGCAGCTTCACCAAGGACTTCCTGAAGACCATCTGTTacaccccctcctcctcccgcaGCTCCAACCTGACACGGAGCTCCAGCAGCGACAGCATCCACAGCGTGCGGGGCAAGCCCGGGCTGGTGAAGCAGCGCACGCAGGAGATCGAGACCAGGCTGCGCCTGGCCGGCCTCACCGTGTCCTCACCCCTGAAAAGGTCCAATTCCCTCGCCAAGCTGGGATGTCTTAACCTGTCCTCCGAGGACTTGTCGAGTGACGTGGACGTGGCCACCATCACGGACTCCAAGGAGGCCGTGTCCAGCGAGTGCTCCGTGCTCTGTGAGCCCCCGCTGAGGAGCGCGGACGGCACCTCCAAACCAGGGGTGAAGCCTCTGCCTGGGAACTTGAAGAACACGCTTTGGATGGGCAAAAGTTGA
- the SSH1 gene encoding protein phosphatase Slingshot homolog 1 isoform X4, whose protein sequence is MKCPFWIHGCRVLLFRHGFSVSTAGRMHIFKPVSVQAMWSALQILHKACEVARRYNYFPGGVALVWATYYESCISSDQSCINEWNAMQDLESTRPDSPALFVDKPTERERTERLIKAKLRSIMTSKDLENVTSKEIRNELEKHMNCNLKEFKEFIDNEMLLILGQMDKPSLIFDHLYLGSEWNASNLEELQGSGIDYILNVTREIDNFFPGLFAYHNIRVYDEETTDLLAHWNEAYHFINKAKKNHSKCLVHCKMGVSRSASTVIAYAMKEFGWSLEKAYNYVKQKRSITRPNAGFMRQLLEYEGILDASKQRHNKLWKQQAESNLPQNTDGTTGSGDFLLESLDIDLENRLADLDMPSQSAYLDNRAGSDGSVGFGYCFRRLSDTLLENKIPGDREGFFHVEQLERDALVGQTPSAPSQGRLLEVEKAPERAEPLPELGGFCEKEVKKKLDFSPRKGRMVLGEPGEDGVREENPMEKWKRRLSMHKEESRLNRENLNNNNSKRSCPEDFEHDAVFGILSKVKPSYQSCTDCMYSSAGLAPDSFGEQCERLGAGAARRSSTICTQPPLLSHLHSHLMEHLPSRAPPEEPGRTKHSEAPLPLAPGAGAVEVGTCRSLDQHCGLLERGKDAPKTPEKTLLPRRNSHCDRSLLHAEVVREESLARKDPRPTKDLKYLLFSKDLEKPSANSYLMQHQESLLQLQKAGLVRKHTKELERLKSLPSDASALLRDSPLGRVDSSIVEESEDLMSHPGLVPLLASAPLVPGDAEIEVEKLGVKRVLEGISQKTSTPAGCRLEHTSSFTKDFLKTICYTPSSSRSSNLTRSSSSDSIHSVRGKPGLVKQRTQEIETRLRLAGLTVSSPLKRSNSLAKLGCLNLSSEDLSSDVDVATITDSKEAVSSECSVLCEPPLRSADGTSKPGVKPLPGNLKNTLWMGKS, encoded by the exons ATGAAGTGCCCATTTTGGATTCATGGCTGCAGAGTCCTCTTATTCAGACA TGGCTTCAGCGTGAGCACTGCAGGGAGGATGCACATCTTCAAACCTGTGTCAGTGCAAGCCATGTG GTCTGCTTTACAGATCCTCCACAAAGCCTGTGAAGTTGCCAGGAGGTACAACTACTTCCCAGGGGGGGTGGCCTTGGTGTGGGCCACCTACTACGAGAGCTGCATCAGCTCGGACCAGAGCTGCATCAATGAGTGGAACGCCATGCAGGACCTGGAGTCCACCCGCCCCGACTCCCCAGCCCTCTTTGTTGACAA GCCGACGGAAAGGGAACGAACAGAGCGGCTCATTAAAGCCAAGCTCCGGAGCATCATGACCAGCAAGGACCTGGAAAATGTGACTTCCAAGGAG ATCCGAAACGAGCTCGAGAAACACATGAACTGCAACTTGAAGGAATTCAAGGAATTTATAGACAATGAAATGCTGCTGATCCTGGGTCAGATGGACAAACCATCCCTGATTTTTGATCATTTGTACCTG GGCTCCGAGTGGAACGCTTCCaacctggaggagctgcagggctcgGG CATTGACTACATCCTGAACGTCACTCGGGAAATCGACAACTTCTTCCCAGGCCTGTTCGCGTACCACAACATCCGGGTGTACGACGAGGAGACCACGGACCTGCTGGCACACTGGAACGAGGCTTATCACTTCATCAACAAGGCCAA GAAGAACCACTCCAAGTGCCTGGTGCACTGCAAGATGGGCGTGAGCCGCTCCGCATCCACCGTCATCGCCTACGCCATGAAGGAGTTCGGCTGGTCCCTGGAAAAGGCCTACAATTACGTGAAGCAGAAGCGCAGCATCACGCGGCCCAACGCCGGCTTCATGCGGCAGCTGCTGGAGTACGAGGGCATTTTGGATGCCAG CAAGCAGCGCCACAATAAACTGTGGAAGCAGCAGGCAGAAAGCAACCTGCCCCAGAACACCGATGGCACCACGGGGTCGGGAGACTTCTTACTGGAGAGCTTGGACATTGACCTGGAAAACCGCCTGGCTGACCTGGACATGCCTTCCCAGTCTGCCTACCTGGACAACCGTGCCGGCTCCGACGGGTCCGTGGGCTTCGGTTACTGCTTCCGCCGCCTCTCGGACACGCTGCTGGAGAACAAGattcctggggacagggagggctTCTTCCACgtggagcagctggagcgggaTGCCCTGGTGGGACAGACTCCATCTGCACCATCCCAGGGGAGGCTGCTGGAGGTGGAAAAGGCCCCGGAGAGAGCGGAGCCACTGCCAGAGCTGGGCGGCTTCTGTGAGAAAGAGGTGAAGAAGAAACTGGACTTCAGCCCCAGGAAGGGAAGGATGGTCCTTGGGGAGCCAGGGGAGGATGGTGTCAGGGAGGAAAATCCCATGGAAAAGTGGAAGCGGCGTTTGTCCATGCACAAGGAGGAGAGCAGGCTCAATAGGGAGAACTTGAataacaacaacagcaaaaggagTTGCCCAGAGGATTTTGAG CACGATGCCGTGTTCGGGATCCTCAGCAAGGTGAAGCCTTCCTACCAGTCCTGCACTGACTGCATGTATTCCTCAGCGGGACTGGCCCCCGACTCCTTCGGGGAGCAGTGCGAGAGGCTCGGCGCCGGCGCCGCGCGGCGCAGCAGCACCATCTGCACCCAGCCCCccctcctgtcccacctgcACTCCCACCTGATGGAACACCTGCCCAGCAGGGCACCCCCCGAGGAGCCGGGCAGAACTAAACATAGCGAGGCTCCGCTCCCTCTGGcgccaggagctggggctgtggaggTTGGCACGTGCAGATCACTGGATCAGCACTGCGGCCTTTTGGAGAGAGGGAAAGATGCACCAAAAACCCCCGAAAAgactctgctgcccaggagaaACTCCCACTGTGACAGGAGCCTCCTTCACGCAGAGGTGGTGAGGGAAGAGTCTCTGGCCAGAAAGGACCCCAGACCTACCAAGGACCTGAAGTACCTGTTGTTCAGCAAAGACTTGGAAAAGCCGAGCGCCAACAGTTACTTGATGCAGCACCAGGAGTcgctgctccagctgcagaaagCGGGGTTGGTCAGGAAGCACACCAAAGAGCTGGAGCGCCTCAAGAGCCTGCCCTCGGATGCCTCGGCGCTGCTCCGGGACAGCCCCCTGGGCAGGGTCGACTCCAGCATCGTGGAGGAAAGCGAGGACTTGATGTCCCATCCCGGCCTTGTGCCTCTCCTGGCATCGGCCCCACTGGTGCCCGGAGACGCTGAGATTGAGGTGGAGAAGCTGGGGGTGAAGCGTGTGCTGGAGGGGATCTCCCAGAAAACCTCCACGCCGGCCGGGTGCCGCCTGGAGCACACGAGCAGCTTCACCAAGGACTTCCTGAAGACCATCTGTTacaccccctcctcctcccgcaGCTCCAACCTGACACGGAGCTCCAGCAGCGACAGCATCCACAGCGTGCGGGGCAAGCCCGGGCTGGTGAAGCAGCGCACGCAGGAGATCGAGACCAGGCTGCGCCTGGCCGGCCTCACCGTGTCCTCACCCCTGAAAAGGTCCAATTCCCTCGCCAAGCTGGGATGTCTTAACCTGTCCTCCGAGGACTTGTCGAGTGACGTGGACGTGGCCACCATCACGGACTCCAAGGAGGCCGTGTCCAGCGAGTGCTCCGTGCTCTGTGAGCCCCCGCTGAGGAGCGCGGACGGCACCTCCAAACCAGGGGTGAAGCCTCTGCCTGGGAACTTGAAGAACACGCTTTGGATGGGCAAAAGTTGA